One part of the Bdellovibrio bacteriovorus genome encodes these proteins:
- a CDS encoding DUF4423 domain-containing protein, protein MNGLRIPSDETVAKWVDCMKLSAEETEQLKGVVNGANSFNPLNSDFFESTYSWVHPILLETLKLPNATRNMAALADLFGMTEEQIQKTIEYLENHKILHKHPESGSYLPSNLTTVTIPYTTDLRRGLQKKYLEMAQKALEEVPMERRDNSTLTVAIHTDDIPAIKDIIREARHRIHRLAEKRRHQLNAVYNFSSALYPVKEETV, encoded by the coding sequence TTGAACGGTCTGCGTATTCCGTCAGATGAAACAGTGGCAAAGTGGGTGGATTGCATGAAGCTGTCCGCAGAGGAAACTGAACAACTGAAGGGAGTGGTGAATGGAGCCAATTCATTCAACCCTCTGAATTCAGATTTCTTTGAATCCACGTATAGCTGGGTTCACCCGATTCTGCTGGAGACACTGAAATTACCAAACGCCACCCGCAATATGGCGGCCTTGGCGGATCTTTTCGGAATGACCGAAGAGCAGATTCAAAAAACCATCGAGTATCTGGAAAACCACAAAATTCTGCACAAGCACCCGGAAAGCGGAAGCTACCTTCCGTCGAACCTGACCACGGTCACAATTCCTTATACGACCGACCTGCGCCGGGGACTGCAAAAGAAATATCTGGAAATGGCACAAAAAGCCCTGGAAGAAGTGCCGATGGAGAGACGGGACAACAGCACCCTGACTGTCGCCATACACACCGATGACATCCCAGCGATCAAGGACATCATCCGCGAAGCCCGTCATCGCATTCACCGCCTGGCTGAAAAAAGAAGACATCAACTGAATGCAGTCTACAACTTCAGCAGCGCCCTGTATCCGGTTAAAGAGGAGACCGTATGA
- a CDS encoding NHL domain-containing protein, producing MFKKAVMLLSFISVLVSPIGSLGFGRGAFWQKKYVGLQLLAGQFQASAMINGPLSLARFREPRAVAVNAAGDIFIVDSNASVIRKISNGFVTTFAGKLGAFGHVNGTGENARFDYPKAIAIDGAGNLFVTEGNTSTIRKITPGGVVTTVAGSPGITGSEDGTGSAARFSDPEGITLAADGNFYIADKNNSMIRKMTPAGVVTTFAGSEVAGCADGTGTAAQFSYPTGIVGDSAGNIYVACSTCATIRKITPAGVVTTFTGQAYANGAVDGTGTAARFNWPVGLTIDSSDNLYVADYGNSAIRKITPSAVVSNVAGAYGDYGAEDGTGTAAKFSGPTGIGMDGAGNLIVTDSDNSTIRKITPARVVTLVAGSFSWGGDGSVDGTGTTALFSAPEGITTDSAGNIYVADTANRTIRKVTPSGIVTTIAGSPGQAGDADGTGSAARFSYPTSLSMAEDGNIYVADEYRIRKVTPAGVVTTLAGSYNNSGFADGTGAAARFAGVAGIASDGAGNLFVSDSGNYVIRKVTLAGVVTTFAGQVGVQGSTNGTGTGATFSNVRGITVSSSGHIFVADTDNHIIRKITSAGVVTTFAGAAGQGASTDGTGSGARFSQPHSLASDSAGNIYTAEWGEPIIRKITPGAVVTTIAGLRSTAPGYTGAPSNGSKDSEVGSAFGLVVSGRKIFFVGENTVKWVPRP from the coding sequence ATGTTTAAAAAGGCTGTGATGCTTCTTTCATTCATCTCGGTGCTGGTATCGCCAATTGGCTCTTTGGGATTCGGTAGAGGCGCCTTTTGGCAAAAAAAGTATGTCGGGCTGCAGCTTCTTGCGGGTCAGTTCCAAGCATCCGCCATGATAAATGGGCCCTTGAGCTTAGCCAGGTTTCGCGAACCTCGTGCGGTCGCCGTCAATGCGGCGGGCGACATCTTTATCGTAGACAGCAATGCCTCTGTCATTCGTAAGATTTCTAATGGATTTGTTACGACTTTTGCGGGGAAGCTCGGCGCTTTTGGACATGTGAATGGAACGGGTGAAAATGCCCGGTTTGATTATCCGAAGGCAATCGCCATCGATGGAGCTGGAAATCTATTTGTAACTGAAGGAAATACATCCACCATCCGCAAGATCACCCCGGGGGGTGTCGTGACGACGGTGGCGGGATCGCCTGGAATTACCGGAAGCGAAGACGGGACCGGATCTGCTGCAAGATTCAGTGACCCGGAGGGCATTACTTTGGCGGCGGACGGCAATTTTTATATCGCGGATAAAAACAACAGTATGATTCGGAAAATGACTCCTGCGGGGGTGGTGACGACTTTCGCCGGAAGCGAAGTCGCTGGCTGCGCTGACGGGACCGGAACTGCAGCCCAGTTCAGTTATCCAACGGGTATTGTGGGTGACTCAGCGGGGAATATTTACGTCGCGTGCTCGACTTGTGCGACTATTCGTAAAATCACCCCGGCCGGGGTCGTAACGACTTTTACCGGACAAGCTTATGCTAATGGTGCCGTGGATGGGACTGGTACGGCGGCCCGATTTAACTGGCCGGTGGGGCTTACCATCGACAGTTCTGACAACTTGTATGTGGCCGACTATGGCAATTCTGCGATTCGCAAAATCACACCTTCGGCAGTGGTCAGCAATGTTGCCGGGGCTTACGGTGATTATGGTGCAGAAGATGGCACAGGGACCGCAGCGAAATTTTCCGGTCCTACGGGCATAGGCATGGATGGAGCCGGGAACCTGATAGTCACTGATTCAGACAATTCGACAATTCGTAAGATCACGCCCGCACGTGTTGTGACCTTGGTGGCAGGGAGCTTCAGCTGGGGCGGAGACGGTTCAGTGGATGGGACCGGGACCACCGCGCTGTTTTCTGCCCCGGAAGGTATCACGACGGATTCTGCCGGTAATATCTATGTCGCAGACACTGCGAACAGAACTATCCGAAAGGTCACCCCCTCTGGAATTGTAACCACCATTGCTGGAAGTCCAGGGCAGGCTGGAGATGCCGACGGAACAGGTTCGGCAGCCCGTTTCAGCTACCCCACAAGCTTAAGTATGGCCGAAGACGGCAATATTTATGTTGCCGACGAATATCGCATTAGAAAGGTCACTCCGGCGGGTGTGGTGACCACGTTGGCGGGAAGCTATAATAATTCCGGATTCGCTGACGGGACGGGGGCTGCGGCCCGTTTTGCTGGAGTGGCTGGAATCGCAAGTGATGGGGCTGGCAATCTTTTTGTCTCTGATTCGGGCAATTACGTCATTAGAAAGGTCACGCTTGCAGGGGTTGTAACGACATTTGCAGGACAGGTGGGAGTTCAAGGGAGCACGAACGGTACAGGAACCGGCGCAACCTTTTCCAATGTTAGGGGGATCACAGTTTCCTCTTCCGGACATATTTTTGTTGCCGATACAGACAACCACATCATTCGCAAGATCACTTCGGCGGGGGTCGTGACCACTTTTGCCGGTGCGGCCGGCCAGGGTGCAAGTACTGACGGAACGGGCAGTGGTGCGCGTTTTTCTCAACCCCATTCCCTGGCTTCAGACTCTGCAGGCAATATTTATACTGCGGAATGGGGTGAACCGATAATTCGCAAGATCACTCCAGGTGCGGTTGTCACTACCATCGCTGGGTTGCGAAGCACAGCTCCTGGGTATACGGGAGCTCCGTCAAATGGAAGCAAGGATTCAGAAGTTGGCTCGGCTTTCGGTCTTGTTGTGTCAGGGCGAAAAATCTTTTTCGTGGGCGAAAATACTGTCAAGTGGGTGCCACGCCCCTAG
- a CDS encoding FKBP-type peptidyl-prolyl cis-trans isomerase — MNVQIISFHCVLKNKLGQVISSTYNRDVMTAAPGPEHALPGLSDGLKNLRKGEKRQIELSAAEAYGYYDTTKVLEVARESLVGSPKLKVGESILFAREGKKAEKFRVTELSKDRITLDANHPLAGQDLIFEIEALEVREATPEEVQESLPEADDGDRLH; from the coding sequence ATGAACGTTCAGATTATATCGTTTCACTGTGTTCTTAAAAACAAACTGGGGCAGGTCATCAGCTCAACCTACAATCGTGATGTGATGACAGCGGCTCCGGGCCCAGAGCATGCTTTGCCGGGGCTTTCCGATGGTCTCAAGAATCTTCGCAAGGGCGAAAAACGCCAGATTGAATTGAGTGCGGCAGAAGCTTATGGCTACTACGACACCACGAAAGTTTTGGAAGTGGCCCGGGAATCTTTGGTGGGCAGTCCGAAACTGAAAGTCGGGGAAAGTATCCTGTTTGCCCGTGAAGGCAAGAAGGCGGAAAAATTCCGCGTAACAGAGCTTTCCAAGGATCGTATTACGCTGGATGCGAATCATCCGCTGGCGGGGCAGGATCTGATTTTTGAAATTGAGGCCTTGGAGGTTCGTGAAGCGACCCCCGAAGAGGTTCAAGAGTCGCTGCCGGAAGCAGACGATGGGGATCGTCTGCACTGA
- a CDS encoding KH domain-containing protein, which yields MSLPKIITRSASSSSSAPKVDVSPSSTDLAAERENGRKLILGLLTELVTDSSSLSIDIEVGERTTVYHVGCKKECIGQILGSKGKNIGAIRTLISSISARKGFRAIVEVPYFSD from the coding sequence ATGAGTTTGCCGAAAATTATTACCAGATCCGCCTCTTCATCTTCCTCAGCACCCAAAGTGGATGTGTCCCCGTCTTCGACTGATCTTGCAGCAGAACGGGAAAACGGACGCAAACTGATACTGGGGCTACTGACTGAACTGGTCACAGACAGTTCAAGCCTGTCCATTGATATCGAGGTTGGAGAAAGAACCACCGTATATCACGTCGGCTGCAAAAAAGAGTGCATTGGACAAATACTGGGATCCAAAGGCAAAAACATCGGCGCGATTCGAACCCTTATCTCTTCCATTTCAGCTCGGAAAGGATTTCGCGCAATAGTTGAAGTTCCTTATTTTAGTGACTAA
- a CDS encoding DOPA 4,5-dioxygenase family protein has protein sequence MQKTYTVNSKLLPAGFPREFDAHIYFKDASLQKAEHLRAEAIRMFEGKKVFVGEMIPEAIGPHPVPMFEINFPKEHFTEVVLWLMHERGDLSVLVHELTGDDLYDHTQAAMWLGPAVELKYDRFK, from the coding sequence ATGCAAAAGACTTACACAGTGAACAGCAAACTTTTGCCGGCGGGTTTTCCTCGAGAGTTCGACGCACATATTTACTTTAAGGATGCGAGCCTGCAAAAGGCCGAGCATCTTCGTGCTGAAGCCATTCGCATGTTTGAAGGCAAGAAGGTCTTCGTTGGCGAGATGATTCCTGAAGCCATCGGTCCGCATCCGGTGCCTATGTTTGAAATCAATTTCCCCAAAGAACATTTTACGGAAGTGGTCCTGTGGCTTATGCATGAGCGCGGGGACCTGTCGGTCCTGGTCCATGAATTGACCGGGGATGATCTTTACGACCATACCCAGGCTGCCATGTGGCTGGGTCCTGCTGTTGAGCTCAAATACGATAGATTTAAGTGA
- a CDS encoding beta strand repeat-containing protein: MNRSKFLILNLLLLSSMALAQTNGNKGITFQGVIKDNSNPSSPAFPTVTSNVVVQILGVRSDGNSCILWEEMHSGVQIEKGYLYLVVGRGNKSALPTLSLKEVFNDKPKTSLTCSNGFTDYTPLATDSRKLRVVVSSLGITADFNMRSAPLAVHAENAGSAETLNGKASADFINVNTPGGLTQTAAESWFGSTMMADILAGTYAAPTATTAGNVTGVVAVANGGTGASTAAGARTNLGLGPLAVMNPTGTADATTYLRGDGTWTGLPSAPTLAGDVSGAVGANTVDKIKGTAVNTTALADGHFLRFESGAWINGALVAADVPALDWAKITTGKPTTLAGYGITDAVSKNGDTMAGALNMGSNDVTATGYVLMSPQRALGLGTYTNAQEATLTGGLSAAHKGYTWYNSEANQVKFWNGTTVQALGGAQAFATGTVGTAPAWSSASNTHTLNIPMASAVGVTAGLLNKTDYDAFAAKQPAGNYVTALTGDVTATGPGSVAATIAADAVTSAKIADGTIVGADMDFSGVNTATTSFAMKDSTGKFYNFACATTGHVPTWTVAGFACQAPAPLLPALADGKIWIGDGTNAAAAQTLSGDATVSNAGAVTVTNVRADRVSSAAGQYLSYKPNNVSCANNEVLKWNGSGWICGVDNAGTGTVTGVTASAPLASSGGTAPVISIASGTTTGQTLRWNGTNWVAAQLSNSDITGLGSLAVKNAVDLGTADATGTLAAGRMPALTGDVTSSAGSVATTLANSGVTAGTYSKVTVDAKGRVTVGANIAAGDVTTALGYTPVNKAGDVMTGSLGLGNYTNATETTLITFWGAGDKGKTWFNTTSNQVKYWDGSAAVALGVSGAGLTSLNGQTGSTQTFATPGTSGLAPAWSSAGNAHTLNIPMASTASVTAGLISKTDYDSFTAKQAAGNYVTALTGDVTATGPGSVAATIAANAVTSAKIANGTIIGADIDFTGVNSATTSFAMKDSTGKFYNFACATAGHVPTWTVAGFACQAPTPLLPTLNSGNIWVGNGSNVATAVAMSGDATLSNSGALTLATVAVSKGGTGSTSLTAGGLIVGNGTSAVTSLVGGTAGNVVYASGPAAWASGSPDAAGLVDKSSTQTIAGAKTFTNSVQMAAQNQMRFADSDSSHYIAVRAPSTVSSNVILTLPQTAGSSGQVLSTDGTGGLAWSTPASGAALSALTAATATNTIDNLNFAQTWNWSTATTQNPMTISANALSTGSILRLTTSNGSVNSTNGLLYVANTGASTNGKIARIQSNSTAGSGLTVLANGNVGIGTSTPGHLLNLSAPMPELRVQSTNSSLMGSFDLINDGADMLSFRIQGTAATGNYLGVPQAGMGVLAYAGSQTFAISSSAAPIVFGTNGSERVRIAANGNVGVGTGVPGSALDVKGEIRTSGTTSGYSGFRAPASGNNITYTLPGADGSANQVLTTNGSGTLSWTTPAAGGITSLGGLTAATQTFAVGTAGTAPAFSSATSTHTLNIPMASAASVTAGLISKSDYDNFNGKFAATVTSPLAGQHIRYNGSAWVNALVALSSDVTGTLSIANGGTGATSAGSARTSLGIGSAGTRDTGAVSGNVPLVGVSGITANKMCTADGTSSIICNTDIPSSQWISSASDIYFNTGKVAIGSTGADRNLSVVNNSSGQGAINVQNNHGSGVSSVEFFNTGGGSEGFVGWGNSSASGVSNTVVLGSNGVRQIALFTNNTKVLTAFPAGNVGIGVSGDPGVKLKVNGTIASNQVSDASPTSFDLSLGNSQHTSTGCSGASWDLQNMVEGATYTIAVQNNTHTGACIFTNSGSTFRYQPSNATPAPGHVIYSFMKVGTVIYVSWIEGFN; the protein is encoded by the coding sequence ATGAATAGATCCAAATTTCTGATTTTGAATCTGTTGTTGCTTTCCTCCATGGCATTGGCGCAAACCAATGGCAACAAAGGGATCACCTTTCAAGGTGTGATTAAGGACAACTCCAACCCGTCAAGTCCCGCGTTTCCCACTGTGACCTCCAATGTGGTGGTGCAGATTTTGGGTGTTCGCAGTGACGGCAATTCCTGCATCCTGTGGGAAGAAATGCATTCGGGTGTGCAGATTGAAAAAGGATACCTTTACCTGGTTGTGGGGCGTGGGAATAAATCTGCGCTGCCGACTTTAAGCCTTAAAGAAGTTTTTAACGACAAACCTAAAACCAGTCTGACATGTTCAAACGGATTTACGGATTACACACCTCTGGCGACCGACAGTCGTAAACTGCGTGTCGTGGTCAGCAGTCTTGGAATCACTGCGGACTTTAATATGCGTTCAGCTCCTCTGGCCGTGCACGCTGAAAATGCCGGCAGTGCAGAAACACTGAATGGCAAAGCCAGTGCAGACTTTATTAACGTGAACACGCCGGGCGGTTTGACTCAAACAGCGGCCGAGTCCTGGTTTGGCAGTACCATGATGGCCGATATTCTGGCGGGAACTTACGCGGCCCCCACGGCAACCACCGCCGGCAATGTGACCGGGGTTGTGGCCGTGGCTAACGGCGGAACCGGAGCCAGCACCGCTGCGGGTGCTCGGACAAATCTGGGACTGGGGCCTTTGGCGGTGATGAATCCCACAGGAACGGCGGATGCTACGACTTATCTGCGTGGAGACGGCACTTGGACCGGATTGCCATCGGCGCCAACTCTGGCCGGTGACGTCAGCGGGGCCGTGGGCGCAAACACCGTTGATAAGATCAAAGGCACGGCGGTGAACACCACGGCTTTAGCTGACGGCCATTTCCTGCGCTTTGAGAGCGGAGCCTGGATCAACGGCGCCTTGGTGGCGGCGGATGTTCCGGCTTTGGATTGGGCCAAGATCACCACGGGGAAACCTACGACCTTGGCAGGGTACGGGATCACGGATGCCGTCAGTAAAAACGGCGACACGATGGCCGGCGCCTTGAACATGGGTTCTAACGATGTGACTGCAACAGGCTATGTTTTGATGAGCCCGCAGCGCGCGTTGGGTTTGGGAACATATACGAATGCGCAAGAAGCCACTTTGACAGGTGGTCTTTCGGCCGCTCACAAAGGTTACACCTGGTACAACAGTGAAGCCAATCAGGTGAAATTCTGGAATGGAACGACTGTGCAGGCTTTGGGTGGTGCACAAGCGTTTGCGACCGGTACTGTGGGCACGGCACCTGCGTGGAGTTCTGCTTCAAACACACATACTTTGAATATTCCTATGGCATCGGCGGTGGGAGTCACTGCTGGTTTGCTGAATAAAACAGACTATGATGCCTTCGCAGCGAAACAGCCCGCAGGCAACTATGTCACGGCGTTGACGGGGGATGTGACCGCGACCGGGCCAGGTTCTGTCGCAGCGACGATTGCCGCCGACGCCGTGACTTCAGCGAAAATCGCCGACGGCACGATTGTCGGCGCGGATATGGATTTCAGTGGTGTGAACACCGCGACGACGTCGTTTGCGATGAAAGACAGCACAGGCAAGTTCTATAATTTTGCCTGCGCGACCACGGGTCATGTGCCGACATGGACGGTGGCTGGTTTTGCCTGTCAGGCCCCGGCGCCACTTTTGCCAGCTTTGGCAGATGGTAAAATTTGGATCGGCGATGGCACCAACGCGGCGGCTGCGCAAACCCTGTCGGGGGATGCAACGGTTTCCAATGCCGGTGCTGTGACGGTAACCAATGTGCGTGCAGACCGTGTTTCTTCAGCAGCCGGTCAGTACCTGTCTTACAAACCCAACAACGTGTCTTGTGCGAACAATGAAGTTCTGAAATGGAATGGCTCAGGCTGGATTTGCGGAGTCGACAATGCCGGGACGGGAACTGTGACGGGTGTCACAGCCTCAGCTCCGTTGGCAAGTTCGGGCGGGACTGCTCCGGTGATTTCAATTGCATCTGGAACAACGACGGGCCAAACCCTTCGTTGGAATGGCACAAATTGGGTGGCGGCGCAGTTGTCCAATTCTGACATCACGGGGCTTGGTTCTTTGGCAGTGAAGAATGCTGTCGACCTGGGTACGGCAGATGCGACGGGCACATTAGCGGCAGGTCGTATGCCGGCGCTGACTGGTGATGTGACATCCTCTGCGGGTTCTGTTGCAACGACTTTGGCTAATTCTGGTGTGACGGCGGGAACTTATTCCAAAGTGACTGTCGATGCCAAGGGGCGTGTGACCGTCGGAGCAAATATCGCTGCAGGTGATGTGACGACCGCGTTGGGATATACACCAGTAAACAAAGCTGGCGACGTGATGACCGGCTCTTTGGGGCTTGGCAACTACACGAATGCGACAGAGACCACTTTGATCACCTTCTGGGGAGCAGGTGATAAAGGGAAAACTTGGTTTAATACGACTTCCAATCAAGTGAAGTACTGGGATGGTTCCGCAGCGGTGGCTTTGGGAGTGTCGGGCGCTGGGTTGACCTCTTTGAATGGTCAAACGGGTTCGACTCAAACATTTGCCACACCGGGGACGTCCGGTTTGGCCCCTGCTTGGTCTTCCGCGGGTAATGCGCACACGTTGAATATCCCGATGGCTTCTACGGCATCGGTGACCGCGGGGCTTATTTCCAAAACAGATTATGACTCTTTCACTGCAAAGCAGGCTGCTGGTAACTACGTGACAGCCTTGACAGGAGATGTGACGGCGACGGGCCCTGGATCCGTTGCTGCAACCATCGCCGCCAATGCGGTGACTTCCGCTAAAATTGCCAATGGAACGATCATCGGTGCAGATATCGATTTCACAGGCGTGAACTCCGCAACGACTTCGTTTGCGATGAAAGACAGCACTGGGAAATTCTATAACTTCGCCTGCGCCACTGCGGGCCATGTGCCGACGTGGACTGTCGCTGGTTTTGCCTGTCAGGCTCCGACGCCTCTGTTGCCGACTTTGAATTCTGGAAACATTTGGGTTGGGAACGGTTCGAACGTGGCCACAGCCGTAGCTATGTCTGGGGATGCGACACTTTCAAATTCTGGCGCTTTGACCTTGGCAACTGTTGCGGTCTCCAAGGGGGGTACGGGGTCTACTTCTTTGACTGCTGGAGGTCTGATTGTAGGTAATGGCACGAGTGCTGTGACGTCTCTGGTTGGGGGGACGGCGGGAAATGTGGTATATGCATCAGGTCCGGCGGCCTGGGCAAGTGGATCACCCGATGCGGCGGGCCTTGTCGACAAATCATCAACTCAAACTATTGCCGGAGCAAAGACCTTTACGAACTCTGTGCAAATGGCCGCGCAAAATCAGATGCGCTTCGCGGATTCAGATTCATCGCACTATATCGCTGTGCGTGCGCCGTCGACAGTGTCGTCCAATGTGATTTTGACTTTGCCGCAAACGGCCGGTTCGTCGGGGCAAGTGCTTTCAACAGATGGAACGGGGGGCTTGGCGTGGTCTACGCCCGCTAGTGGTGCGGCCTTGTCGGCACTGACTGCAGCGACCGCAACCAATACCATAGACAACTTGAACTTCGCCCAAACCTGGAACTGGTCAACTGCGACAACGCAGAATCCGATGACAATCAGTGCTAATGCTTTGTCGACGGGCTCGATTTTAAGACTTACGACGTCCAATGGTTCAGTCAATTCAACGAATGGTCTTTTGTATGTGGCCAATACAGGAGCATCAACCAATGGTAAAATTGCCAGAATCCAGTCTAATTCAACGGCTGGTAGCGGGCTGACAGTGTTAGCGAATGGAAATGTGGGAATTGGAACCAGTACACCTGGTCACCTGTTAAATCTGAGTGCACCGATGCCCGAACTCAGAGTCCAATCAACAAACTCATCGCTGATGGGAAGTTTTGATTTAATAAATGATGGTGCCGACATGCTTTCGTTCCGGATTCAAGGGACTGCAGCGACAGGCAATTATCTAGGTGTTCCGCAGGCTGGGATGGGGGTTTTGGCCTATGCAGGTTCACAAACATTTGCAATCTCCAGTTCCGCCGCGCCCATTGTATTTGGAACAAATGGTTCGGAGCGTGTTCGTATTGCCGCGAACGGTAACGTTGGTGTCGGTACAGGGGTGCCGGGTTCGGCTTTGGATGTGAAAGGCGAAATCAGAACATCTGGAACGACTTCTGGTTATTCAGGATTCAGAGCGCCAGCTTCCGGCAATAATATCACTTACACTTTGCCAGGAGCAGACGGTAGCGCCAACCAGGTTCTGACGACGAATGGATCAGGCACGTTGTCGTGGACAACGCCGGCGGCAGGTGGCATCACTTCGCTGGGTGGTTTGACTGCGGCAACGCAAACGTTCGCTGTTGGTACAGCGGGAACAGCGCCAGCCTTCAGCTCAGCGACCAGCACGCACACTTTGAATATTCCGATGGCGTCGGCAGCCTCAGTGACCGCCGGTCTGATCAGCAAGTCGGACTATGACAACTTCAACGGAAAGTTTGCTGCCACTGTAACCTCGCCCTTGGCAGGTCAACATATTCGTTACAATGGCTCAGCCTGGGTGAACGCACTGGTGGCTTTGTCGTCAGATGTGACGGGGACTTTGTCCATTGCCAACGGTGGTACAGGGGCTACCAGCGCGGGATCGGCCCGAACAAGTTTGGGCATCGGATCTGCCGGTACAAGAGACACAGGGGCAGTTTCTGGAAATGTCCCGTTGGTGGGGGTATCGGGGATCACGGCGAATAAGATGTGTACTGCCGATGGGACCAGCTCAATTATTTGTAATACCGACATTCCTTCCAGCCAGTGGATCAGCTCGGCCTCCGATATTTACTTCAACACCGGCAAGGTGGCCATCGGGTCTACGGGTGCGGATCGCAATCTTTCGGTGGTAAACAATTCCTCGGGGCAAGGGGCGATCAACGTTCAGAACAATCATGGCAGTGGTGTGAGCTCTGTCGAGTTCTTTAATACAGGGGGCGGCTCAGAAGGATTTGTGGGTTGGGGGAACAGCAGTGCCAGTGGCGTCTCCAATACGGTTGTTCTTGGTTCTAACGGAGTTCGCCAGATCGCACTGTTTACCAATAACACAAAGGTTTTAACTGCGTTTCCGGCAGGGAATGTCGGTATTGGTGTTTCTGGCGATCCAGGGGTGAAGCTGAAGGTCAACGGAACCATCGCTTCGAATCAGGTAAGTGATGCCAGTCCGACTAGTTTTGATCTTTCACTTGGAAACTCCCAGCACACTTCGACAGGATGTTCCGGGGCTTCATGGGACCTGCAAAACATGGTGGAAGGTGCGACGTACACCATTGCTGTCCAGAACAACACGCACACGGGGGCTTGCATCTTTACGAATTCTGGTTCGACATTCCGTTATCAGCCGAGCAATGCGACTCCGGCCCCAGGTCATGTGATCTATTCCTTTATGAAGGTGGGGACAGTTATTTACGTGTCGTGGATCGAAGGATTCAACTAA
- a CDS encoding substrate-binding periplasmic protein: protein MSAPWYFADSAASPKGITADYMRALAAELGRQIDILVLPKFRIREYSQKNRIDLNCYTSREWAQVSEADVFWSEPLFISKNLIVSNTAAVKSLDQLKKQRVGTVLKYRYPALQESFNAGTLIRDDSPNEDANLQKLDASRFSYAVVEEIHLAYYLKRHKSSKIQRHGLVIEEIPVRCWLRRDSPLKISDLNRAIAEVKSNGTLDRIFGKYK, encoded by the coding sequence ATGTCGGCGCCATGGTATTTTGCAGATTCGGCGGCATCTCCAAAGGGAATTACCGCTGACTATATGCGCGCACTGGCTGCAGAGCTGGGACGGCAAATTGACATTCTTGTCCTGCCAAAATTCCGAATTCGCGAGTATTCCCAAAAAAACAGAATTGATCTGAACTGCTATACTTCCCGTGAATGGGCCCAGGTTAGCGAGGCGGACGTGTTTTGGTCGGAACCTCTTTTTATTTCAAAAAACCTGATTGTTTCAAATACCGCAGCGGTAAAGTCTCTGGATCAACTGAAAAAACAACGAGTCGGAACGGTGTTAAAGTATCGCTACCCGGCGCTTCAGGAAAGCTTTAATGCAGGAACACTTATTCGGGATGACTCCCCGAACGAAGATGCCAACCTGCAAAAGCTGGATGCTTCACGCTTTAGCTATGCGGTGGTTGAAGAAATACATTTGGCTTATTATCTTAAGCGCCACAAAAGTTCAAAGATCCAAAGACATGGACTTGTCATCGAGGAAATCCCGGTCCGCTGTTGGCTGCGCCGCGACTCGCCACTGAAGATTTCTGACTTGAATCGTGCCATTGCTGAAGTAAAGTCGAATGGCACACTAGACAGAATTTTTGGAAAGTACAAGTAA